GCCGTCGGTCAATATCGGCGACCGTCAGAAACATCGTGAACGTGCTGAAAACGTCACCGATGTCGATTGTGAGACGGACGCTATTCGGGAAGCGGTCCGGGAACAGATTGCTGTCGACGAGTACTCTTCATCTTCTCTGTACGGTACCGGTGACGCTGGCGAAAAGATTTGCAAACGGATCAAGGAGATCGACCTCGAAATGAAGGGGTCGATGGATCCCAATCTCCTCGGAGTTTCCGAACCGGCTCTCCCTTACCAGTGAGAATGTCTAGTGACACCGCCCTCGGTCTGATTCCCGCCCGTGGTGGATCGAAGGGTGTCCCAGGAAAGAACGTCAAAGAGCTTGCCGGGGACCCGCTGATCGCGCACACCATCCGCGCAGCACGCAACTCACGGCTAGACGCCGTAGTCGTCTCGACCGACGACGAGGAAACCGAAGGTGTCGCAGAGGACTACGGAGCCGAGGTACCGTTTCTACGACCGGACCACCTCGCGACAGATGAGGCCGCGATGGAGCCTGTTATTGAGCATGCGATCGAGTTCGTGACGTCCGAGTGGGAGCGGAAATGTGATCCCGATACGGTTGTGCTCTTACAGCCGACGTCGCCGTTGCGGACCGCTGCGGATATCAATGGGGCCCTCGATCGATATCGGGACACAGACGCCAACTCATTGGTCTCGACTTACGAAGACCACAGTTATCGCTGGGAACGAACCAGTGACGGTGCAGTCAGGAAGAACTACGCCGGTGACCGAAAACGACGACAGGATAAGCAGCCGGAGTACGTCGAAAACGGTGCAATATACATCGCCGATTGCGACGGGTTCCGCAGGACGGCCGATTTACAGGTCGGGACGACGGAACTGTACGTGATGGACCAACGGTCATCCGTCGACATCGACACCGAGTTCGACTTCTGGCTCGCGGAACGATTACTGGAGTACGAGGACAAGTGAGATGACGACGCTCGACATCAACGGACTGACGATCGGTGGCGACGCTCGGCCCTACATTATTGCGGAAGCAGGGACGAACTTCCGTGGCGACGTAACACTCGGAAAGCGATTCATCGAAGAAGCGGCGAAAGCGGGCGCAGATGCAGTCAAGTTCCAGACACACATCCGGGACGCGGAGATGTCCGAGCCCGGCATGCAGGAACTCGGATTCGGCGATCTCTACGAACGGCTGCGAGAACAGGAGCTGAGTCTTGACGAGCATCGCGAGCTTCAGGCCCACTGTGCAGACAACGGTGTCGACTTCCTCTCGACGCCGTTCTCGGTCGAGGGCGTATCGAGGCTGGCCGAACTTGAGCCACCAGCGGTCAAGATTGGGTCAGGTGAATTGACGAACTACCATCTGCTGGATGCGGCGGCGGCAACAGGAAAACCGCTCCTGATCTCTACGGGAATGAGCGATTCGGACGAGGTCCGCGATGCCTGTTCGTTCGTCGCCGACCGAACCGACCAGTTTGCCCTCTTCTACTGCGTTTCGGCGTATCCGACGGCGACGTCGGACCTGAATCTCGACCAGATCGAGGAGATGCAGTCGGAGTTCGGGGTGCCCGTCGGCTTCTCCGACCATTCGACTGGTATCGAGGCAGCCGCCGTGGCAATGGCTCGCGGTGCGGACATCGTCGAGAAACACTTCACCATCGACAGACGACTCCCCGGCGGTGATCAGGAGGTGTCCATCGAGCCAGACGAACTGGCGGCGCTCGTGGACTACGCCGACCTCGTAGACGAGACGCGCGGTCTGGACGAAGGGCTGCTTCCCGAGGAACGCTCTATCAAGGAGTGGGCCAACCACAGCGTCGTCGCGACTGAACGAATCGAAGAAGGGGACGAACTGACCGAACGGAACGTCACGACGAAACGCCCCGGGACGGGTATTCCTGCGTCGGAGTTCTTCGACGTACTCGGTAAGACGGTAATTCGGGATATCGAACCGGACACGGTACTCCAGCCTGACGATCTGCGTCGCGAATAATCATCACTACCCGAGGCCCTCTATCGATTAAACGCCAACAATAACGACCGTCGTTATTCACTCATTTCGGAATACTCCCTACCATCAGCCCAAAGTCATATACGAACTCGAACAGTACAACTCCCAGATGGCCGTAGAGAAGCTGTCGAAAGCACTGACAATATACGACGAAAACGGCTTTTGGCAATTGGTTTCACGAACTTACCGGCATCTGCGATATCTGATTCGAACGCACGTTCTGTTCAGGTACTACTCTCTCAGGGGCTCTTGGCCGGTGCGTATTGGGGACTCTTCGTATTCGCTTACGACCCCATCAACTGCGGAGATGACCGAGATCACGTACTGCACTCGAAACGAAGCGTGGATTCTCGACGCCATCGAGGACGAACTGCAATCCGGTGACGTGTTCTGGGACGTCGGTGCGAACATCGGAATATATTCGCTGTTGGCTGGGACGAACTCGGCGGACGTGTCTGTGGTGAGTTTCGAACCGTACCCACCGAACGCTGCCTCACTCCGGCGTAATCTCGACTACAACGATATCTCAGCGACCGTCGTAGAGAAAGCACTCGGCGACACTCGTGGCACGATCGGATTCGACATCACCTCCGAAGAAGGGGTCGACGGGTCCGCCGCTGTCGATAGCGGTGCCGAATCGCCGTGCGAGGTCGTCCCTGGTGACTCGCTCGTTCACGACGACGGCATCGCTCCACCCGACGTGCTGAAGATAGACGTCGAAGGTGCGGAACTGGACGTCTTGGACGGTCTGGCGGAGACGCTATCGAGCGGCAACTGTCGGACAATTTACTGTGAAGTACACCTCTCGTCGAGTGATCGGCCGTCGATCGAAGACTTCGGGGGATCGTTCGACGAATTGAAACGGACGCTACGGACGCACGGATACGAGTTGTCGATCACTGACCGAGACAACGAGAAACACGTTCTCGCACGGCGATCGCAGTAGTGATGGAGCAGTTGATGATCGCTATCGACTCGGATGTATCACTGGCGCCGTAGCGCCAGACGCTACACACTCCACATTCGGGAAAAGAGCTCGCCGGCCACGCTGGTGCACCGAGCCACCGTTCGAATCTACGGACCTCATCCCGAGAAACAACGATCAGGTCCGTTTCCGTCGACGAATCTGCTAGAGATTGTATGTATTTAAGCCCACGCTCTCTCTTAATAGGGACAGAACACGTTTCACTTAACCAATCCGTTGAATTGGCTCCATTTCGCTCAAATCCTCGGTCCTCCGTAATCGACTGGAGGAACACATCGTTGGCACAGAACGATCAGATGGCTGAATGTATGTCTTGGCATACGATACTGGTAACGACTTGGACAACGAGTTCATAACTCCTATTTATTATCAACGAACCCGGGAATGTAGCTAGCGAGCGATGAATTGTTCCAGTTGTTAGATCCCTTGAACGTGTTTCTAAACGCCGGTATTGCGAGAATATGCGGTGCTTTTAATAGCTGACTCTCCTCTCTTATCAGTTAATGAAACCGAATATTCTGCTGATCGTTATGGATAGTGTCCGCGCCCACAATCTAAGTCTCTACGGTCACGAGCACGACACGACTCCGTTTCTTCGCGAATTCAGCGATCGCGCGACGGTTTATACACAGGCTCGCGCCCCAGGGACGTTCTCATTGACGAGTCACGCGAGCATGTTTACAGGACATCATGTCGTAGAACATCGCGTCCCAAGCAGGAAATACGGTCTGGAACCTGGCCACACCATTTGGGACGAACTCCGGAATGAATACGGATACGAGACTGGTGTCTTTTCACAAAATACGTTCATTACTGATGAGGCGTTTGGCCTTGCATCGGGGTTTGAAACGAGGAACAACGGACCACCACTCCCAGACGATCTCCCCTTCCCGGAAGCACTCGACTTCAGGGGTATCAGTGGTGGCAATTATGCCGGCTCCTTCCGCAAGGCCGTGACGAGTAACCATCCCGTACGCTCACTCCTGAATGGGGTCGCGACGGTGGTACCCTCCCAGTATCTTCCTGACGGAGCGAAAGCCAGACGCGGTAATACTGCGGACGTCTACACCGATTATTTCCTCGACTGGCACGACGATCGAGATCAGCAGTGGGCTGCCTGTCTCAACTTCATGGACGCTCACGCGCGATACCTACCCAAAGCTAAACACGACAAGTGGGGGAATGAATGGGTTCGCCAGAAAGCTCGCCAGTACGATTCTTGGACGTGTTATACAGACACGGAGGCCTGGTCGGAAGTGGCGGCCTTGGAGGCAATGTACGATGGCGCGATACATCAGGTCGATGCCCAATTAGAGCGGTTGCTAACTGAATTGGAGAACCGAGGCAATCTCGATGAGACGCTCGTCGTGATCACGAGTGACCACGGGGAAACGTTCGGGGAACAAAGTCTCGTTCGACCTGGGGTCAGATTGACGACACACGGAATCGGCATCCACGAAACGTTACTGCACGTTCCACTCGTCACGAAACATCCCAATCAAACTGAGGGAGCCGTGATCGAGGATCTGTCCACTTTGACGGCATTCCCGGCGGCGGTTCGTTCGGCGGTTGAAGGCGAGGGAGATCGGGAGCGGTTCTGTCCAGACGGTCCTGTCCTCGCTACCTCGACGAACATCGATTATAAGGACAAGCGTGAACTCAAGGAAATTGGTATAAATGACTTCGAGAAGTTCGAAGATTGGGCTCACGCGATTTATACGAAGGTTGACAACTCCATACAGAAACACGCAACGTGGGGCGATGACGCGGCGACGATTTCGCTCCCGGACGGGTTCTGGCCCTTCAAACTGTCTTCTAGAGGGGACGATCGAGTGAATCGCTTCCTCGAAATGTTCGAGGACGCCGGGCTCTGTATCGACCTCGATGGTGACGTTGACGATGAGACAGTCCAACAGTTACAGGATCTAGGATATTTTTGAGTCAGAGAAACGGAATCCGTCGGTCTGCATAACCCAAACATCCAAATAATTTCCATTGCTACCGCCGTAAGGATGGGCAATGGCGCACTCGGAAAGATAGCGAACTGGACGCGTAAGGCGATAGATCGAATCAAAGAAGACGGTCTCGACGGACTTTATTGGGCGGTCATTAAGTTCTACGGGAAGTTTTTCATGAAGCGAGTCTCCGATGGGGTATTCAATTTCAGAGGTAGGCCGATTTACGAGCGCGACTGGGACGTACTGATTATCCTCGACGCCTGTCGTGCGGATTTCATGTCTGAGGTCAAAGGCGACTACCCGTTCGTGTCTGAAAACTCCACTATCTCGAATGCGAGCAATTCACGACTCTGGCACGAGCGTAACTTCAACTCCGTTTACAGCGACGAGA
Above is a genomic segment from Halorientalis sp. LT38 containing:
- a CDS encoding acylneuraminate cytidylyltransferase family protein, coding for MSSDTALGLIPARGGSKGVPGKNVKELAGDPLIAHTIRAARNSRLDAVVVSTDDEETEGVAEDYGAEVPFLRPDHLATDEAAMEPVIEHAIEFVTSEWERKCDPDTVVLLQPTSPLRTAADINGALDRYRDTDANSLVSTYEDHSYRWERTSDGAVRKNYAGDRKRRQDKQPEYVENGAIYIADCDGFRRTADLQVGTTELYVMDQRSSVDIDTEFDFWLAERLLEYEDK
- a CDS encoding N-acetylneuraminate synthase family protein produces the protein MTTLDINGLTIGGDARPYIIAEAGTNFRGDVTLGKRFIEEAAKAGADAVKFQTHIRDAEMSEPGMQELGFGDLYERLREQELSLDEHRELQAHCADNGVDFLSTPFSVEGVSRLAELEPPAVKIGSGELTNYHLLDAAAATGKPLLISTGMSDSDEVRDACSFVADRTDQFALFYCVSAYPTATSDLNLDQIEEMQSEFGVPVGFSDHSTGIEAAAVAMARGADIVEKHFTIDRRLPGGDQEVSIEPDELAALVDYADLVDETRGLDEGLLPEERSIKEWANHSVVATERIEEGDELTERNVTTKRPGTGIPASEFFDVLGKTVIRDIEPDTVLQPDDLRRE
- a CDS encoding FkbM family methyltransferase translates to MAVEKLSKALTIYDENGFWQLVSRTYRHLRYLIRTHVLFRYYSLRGSWPVRIGDSSYSLTTPSTAEMTEITYCTRNEAWILDAIEDELQSGDVFWDVGANIGIYSLLAGTNSADVSVVSFEPYPPNAASLRRNLDYNDISATVVEKALGDTRGTIGFDITSEEGVDGSAAVDSGAESPCEVVPGDSLVHDDGIAPPDVLKIDVEGAELDVLDGLAETLSSGNCRTIYCEVHLSSSDRPSIEDFGGSFDELKRTLRTHGYELSITDRDNEKHVLARRSQ
- a CDS encoding sulfatase — encoded protein: MKPNILLIVMDSVRAHNLSLYGHEHDTTPFLREFSDRATVYTQARAPGTFSLTSHASMFTGHHVVEHRVPSRKYGLEPGHTIWDELRNEYGYETGVFSQNTFITDEAFGLASGFETRNNGPPLPDDLPFPEALDFRGISGGNYAGSFRKAVTSNHPVRSLLNGVATVVPSQYLPDGAKARRGNTADVYTDYFLDWHDDRDQQWAACLNFMDAHARYLPKAKHDKWGNEWVRQKARQYDSWTCYTDTEAWSEVAALEAMYDGAIHQVDAQLERLLTELENRGNLDETLVVITSDHGETFGEQSLVRPGVRLTTHGIGIHETLLHVPLVTKHPNQTEGAVIEDLSTLTAFPAAVRSAVEGEGDRERFCPDGPVLATSTNIDYKDKRELKEIGINDFEKFEDWAHAIYTKVDNSIQKHATWGDDAATISLPDGFWPFKLSSRGDDRVNRFLEMFEDAGLCIDLDGDVDDETVQQLQDLGYF